In a genomic window of Methanosarcina horonobensis HB-1 = JCM 15518:
- a CDS encoding 30S ribosomal protein S6e: MANFKVVVSDPKEARAYQIDIKDAEANSLIGKSIGDVVDGGIFGLAGYKVQITGGCDGSGFVMKPDLPGPRRQRILTATGVGYAPKLPGQRRRKMMRGKEIAPDIVQVNAKVVEYGSKSIRALLGLETAEEAPAAE; encoded by the coding sequence ATGGCAAATTTCAAAGTTGTAGTTTCTGACCCAAAAGAAGCACGTGCTTACCAGATCGACATTAAGGATGCTGAAGCAAACTCATTAATTGGAAAGTCAATCGGAGACGTTGTTGACGGCGGCATTTTCGGACTCGCCGGCTACAAAGTCCAGATAACTGGCGGCTGTGACGGCAGCGGTTTTGTTATGAAGCCGGACCTTCCGGGCCCAAGGAGACAGAGAATCCTGACCGCGACAGGTGTAGGCTATGCTCCCAAGCTCCCGGGACAGCGCAGGAGAAAGATGATGCGCGGAAAGGAAATTGCTCCGGACATCGTCCAGGTCAACGCCAAGGTTGTTGAATACGGAAGCAAATCCATAAGAGCCCTTCTCGGCCTCGAAACCGCAGAAGAAGCTCCGGCAGCAGAGTAA
- the infB gene encoding translation initiation factor IF-2 has product MADKKNLRTPIVCVMGHVDHGKTTLLDKIRGTAIVSGEAGAITQHIGATEVPIDVIVNKLGDPRLRDRFMVPGLLFIDTPGHHAFTTLRSRGGALADLAIVVVDINEGFKPQTYESLQILKRFKTPFVVVANKIDRIGGWVSQKDLPFAATFKKQSTEVQARLETKLYEVIGELYNQGFAAERYDRVTNFQKTLGVVPVSAVTGEGIPDVLMVLLGLAQKFLEANLQYSAKGPGVGTVLEVKEEKGLGATLDIILYDGTLKKGDTVVIGSLGEPIQTKVRALLKPRELSEIRYESKFQQVNKVTAAAGVKISAPGLEGALAGSPIRVATEETLEEIAAQVKSEIDEVRIDTGSVGVMIKADTLGSLEALVHEFQKDNVPIRKAEVGDISHRDAVEASTVEDPLYSVLIGFSVKVHPDARDFLQESNVKVFTSDVIYRLVEDYQKYVKEQQEQAEKKIFETIIRPGKFKILPGCVFRQSKPAVVGVRVLGGVVRTNADVMLENGNVVGKIKGLQSEGENIPSAKVGKEVAMAIEGATVGRQIKEEDVLYINVPERHAKVLEHEIYDSLSTDEKETLDIFLTLKRKDNPFWAK; this is encoded by the coding sequence TCTGCTTGACAAGATCAGAGGTACTGCTATTGTCAGCGGAGAAGCCGGGGCTATCACCCAGCACATAGGGGCAACCGAAGTTCCTATAGATGTGATTGTAAATAAGCTAGGAGACCCGAGGCTAAGGGACCGTTTCATGGTTCCGGGGCTGCTTTTTATTGATACTCCGGGACATCACGCTTTTACAACCCTCAGGAGCAGAGGAGGCGCACTTGCCGACCTTGCAATTGTGGTTGTTGACATAAATGAAGGTTTCAAACCCCAGACCTATGAGAGTTTACAGATCTTAAAAAGGTTTAAAACTCCTTTTGTTGTTGTTGCCAATAAGATCGACAGGATCGGCGGCTGGGTTTCACAAAAAGATCTTCCTTTTGCTGCTACTTTCAAAAAGCAGTCCACTGAAGTCCAGGCACGGCTGGAAACAAAGCTCTACGAGGTAATAGGTGAACTCTACAATCAGGGCTTTGCAGCCGAACGTTACGACCGGGTCACAAACTTCCAGAAAACACTGGGTGTAGTCCCTGTGAGTGCTGTTACGGGAGAAGGCATCCCTGATGTCCTTATGGTGCTTTTAGGTCTTGCTCAGAAGTTCCTTGAGGCAAACCTGCAGTACAGTGCCAAAGGTCCGGGAGTCGGAACTGTTCTTGAGGTAAAGGAAGAAAAAGGTCTCGGAGCAACCCTTGACATTATCCTTTACGACGGCACATTGAAGAAAGGAGATACGGTTGTTATCGGAAGCCTTGGCGAGCCTATCCAGACAAAGGTAAGAGCTCTTTTAAAGCCAAGGGAACTTTCCGAAATCCGTTATGAGAGCAAGTTCCAGCAGGTGAATAAAGTAACTGCTGCGGCTGGTGTCAAGATCTCGGCTCCGGGACTTGAAGGGGCACTTGCAGGCTCTCCTATAAGGGTTGCAACAGAGGAAACCCTTGAAGAAATTGCAGCCCAGGTAAAGTCCGAAATAGATGAGGTCAGGATTGATACGGGTTCAGTGGGAGTCATGATTAAAGCAGATACCCTCGGTTCCCTTGAAGCCCTTGTCCATGAGTTCCAGAAAGATAATGTTCCTATAAGGAAAGCTGAAGTAGGAGACATCTCTCACAGGGACGCGGTTGAGGCTTCGACGGTTGAAGACCCTCTTTATTCCGTACTTATAGGTTTCAGTGTTAAGGTCCATCCTGATGCCAGAGACTTCCTGCAGGAAAGCAATGTCAAGGTTTTCACGAGTGACGTTATCTACCGGCTGGTTGAAGATTACCAGAAGTACGTAAAGGAACAGCAGGAACAGGCTGAAAAGAAGATCTTTGAAACTATAATCCGCCCCGGAAAGTTCAAGATCCTTCCAGGATGTGTTTTTCGGCAGAGCAAACCCGCAGTAGTCGGGGTAAGGGTGCTTGGCGGAGTTGTTCGGACAAATGCGGATGTCATGCTTGAAAACGGAAACGTTGTGGGCAAGATCAAAGGTCTGCAATCAGAAGGGGAAAATATTCCTTCTGCAAAGGTAGGCAAAGAAGTTGCAATGGCAATCGAAGGTGCAACCGTAGGCAGGCAGATCAAAGAAGAAGACGTGCTCTATATTAACGTGCCTGAGAGGCATGCCAAAGTCCTTGAGCACGAAATCTACGACTCCCTTTCAACCGATGAAAAGGAAACTCTTGATATTTTCCTGACACTCAAAAGGAAAGATAATCCTTTCTGGGCAAAATAA
- a CDS encoding potassium channel family protein, with protein sequence MIKIFSRSFKKILREICKKIIVFLFAVLSLTIILGILMYFIEGETGNFASISLSLYWAITTLLSAGYGDTVLQTDLGRLVALFIRVLGSSIIIVPLIVVIAEICKLLYKTLFGKKWQF encoded by the coding sequence GTGATCAAAATTTTCAGCAGATCTTTTAAGAAAATCCTGCGTGAGATTTGCAAAAAAATAATTGTATTTCTATTTGCGGTCCTGAGTTTGACAATAATTCTGGGGATTCTGATGTATTTTATAGAAGGAGAAACTGGTAATTTTGCCAGCATATCACTGAGTCTCTACTGGGCTATCACAACACTTCTCAGTGCAGGATATGGAGATACTGTTCTGCAAACAGATCTCGGTAGATTAGTGGCTCTGTTTATCAGAGTACTGGGATCCAGTATTATAATAGTGCCGCTTATTGTTGTAATAGCTGAGATTTGCAAATTGTTATATAAAACACTCTTTGGGAAAAAATGGCAGTTTTAA